One genomic segment of Coffea arabica cultivar ET-39 chromosome 6e, Coffea Arabica ET-39 HiFi, whole genome shotgun sequence includes these proteins:
- the LOC113696565 gene encoding uncharacterized protein — protein MERLEMEKRLLDAALEGDEKTLYELLQEDKLVLHRVSPSCPNFNPIQIAIIRGHQRFVEAILDHNPELLGNLEYSGEKWSSLHLASVRGHPRIVEALVNANADMCFDCDQDGRNPLNVAAMKGKVGVLELLVHARPFAAREKTRRGETILHLCVKYHQLEALKKLVEAVDDDEFLNQKDGEGLTILHLAVIGKQIEIIKYLLTTKIDINSKNAKGHTALNVVPQNPKDSQKEIENSLRQAGALTADEITNQQSNFDQGKWMEQKSKALMVVASLIANMAFQAGINPAGGVWQDDQTEQSQGNPSLNNPHKAGKSIMAYHDILIYRCFITQNTIAFVSSLGTISLLISGLPFRRKVFMWILNGVMWLTASSIIYSYGLSIGFVTPDREVKKERPYAVATVAWSFVITIFLLGISGVTKKWRNLCGRIKWRPRNSVSGVVENHRNSSNRVELQI, from the exons ATGGAGAGGTTGGAGATGGAGAAAAGGCTTCTTGATGCTGCCTTAGAAGGCGATGAAAAGACTCTATATGAGTTGCTTCAAGAAGACAAACTGGTGCTTCATAGAGTTTCTCCTTCTTGTCCCAATTTCAATCCTATACAAATAGCAATAATTCGAGGGCATCAAAGATTTGTTGAAGCAATTTTGGATCATAATCCTGAGCTATTGGGGAACCTTGAATATTCAGGTGAAAAATGGTCGTCCCTTCACTTGGCATCAGTTAGAGGTCATCCGAGAATTGTTGAAGCATTGGTAAATGCTAATGCTGATATGTGTTTCGATTGTGATCAAGATGGAAGGAACCCTCTTAATGTTGCTGCCATGAAAGGCAAAGTTGGAGTGTTGGAACTATTGGTTCATGCAAGGCCTTTTGCTGCTCGGGAAAAGACTAGACGTGGGGAGACCATCTTGCATTTGTGTGTGAAGTATCATCAGCTGGAGGCATTGAAGAAGTTGGTGGAGGCCGTGGACGATGATGAATTCTTGAATCAAAAAGATGGTGAAGGCCTTACAATATTACATTTGGCTGTTATTGGCAAGCAAATTGAG ATCATCAAATATTTGCTTACAACCAAAATAGATATCAACTCTAAGAATGCAAAAGGGCACACAGCATTGAATGTAGTTCCACAGAATCCCAAGGATAGCCAAAAGGagattgaaaactctcttcgACAAGCAGGGGCATTAACGGCTGATGAAATCACAAATCAGCAATCAAATTTTGATCAAGGAAAATGGATGGAACAGAAAAGCAAAGCGCTAATGGTAGTGGCATCGCTTATTGCAAATATGGCTTTCCAAGCTGGCATAAACCCCGCGGGAGGAGTTTGGCAAGATGATCAAACAGAACAATCGCAAGGAAATCCTTCGCTAAATAATCCACATAAAGCAGGAAAATCCATCATGGCTTATCACGACATTCTGATTTATCGATGTTTCATTACTCAAAACACCATTGCATTTGTTTCATCTCTGGGCACAATCTCGCTGCTTATCAGTGGGCTTCCCTTCAGGCGCAAGGTCTTCATGTGGATCTTGAATGGGGTTATGTGGTTAACTGCAAGTTCAATTATATATAGTTATGGATTATCAATAGGTTTTGTGACACCAGATCGTGAGGTTAAAAAAGAAAGGCCTTATGCTGTTGCAACTGTTGCCTGGAGTTTTGTGATAACAATCTTTCTTCTGGGAATAAGTGGTGTTACAAAAAAGTGGAGGAATCTCTGCGGAAGAATAAAATGGAGACCGAGAAATAGTGTGAGTGGCGTGGTTGAAAACCACAGAAATAGCAGTAATCGAGTAGAGCTTCAAATATAG
- the LOC140009784 gene encoding uncharacterized protein has translation MVVASLIANMAFQAGINPAGGVWQDDQTEQSQGNPSLNNPHKAGESIMAYDDIQIYRYFITQNTIAIVSSLGTISLLISGLPFRRKVFMWILNGVMWLTASSIIYSYGLSIGFVTPDREVKKERPYAVAVVAWSFVITIFLLGISGVTKKWWNLCGRIKWRPRNSVSGVVENQCFQTRTVNRTGEVKMSRFNRSDWFNRGSINK, from the coding sequence ATGGTAGTGGCATCGCTTATTGCAAATATGGCTTTCCAAGCTGGCATAAACCCCGCGGGAGGAGTTTGGCAAGATGATCAAACAGAACAATCGCAAGGAAATCCTTCGCTAAATAATCCACATAAAGCAGGAGAATCCATCATGGCTTATGACGACATTCAGATTTATCGATATTTCATTACTCAAAACACCATCGCAATTGTTTCATCTCTGGGCACAATCTCGCTGCTTATCAGTGGGCTTCCCTTCAGGCGCAAGGTCTTCATGTGGATCTTGAATGGGGTTATGTGGTTAACTGCAAGTTCAATTATATACAGTTATGGATTATCAATAGGTTTTGTCACACCAGATCGTGAGGTTAAAAAAGAAAGGCCTTATGCTGTTGCAGTTGTTGCCTGGAGTTTTGTGATAACAATCTTTCTTCTGGGAATAAGTGGAGTTACAAAAAAGTGGTGGAATCTCTGCGGAAGAATAAAATGGAGACCGAGAAATAGTGTGAGTGGAGTGGTTGAAAACCAATGTTTTCAAACCCGGACCGTCAATCGAACCGGTGAGGTGAAAATGTCGAGATTCAACCGATCGGACTGGTTCAACCGGggttcaataaataaataa
- the LOC113696566 gene encoding uncharacterized protein has product MDIAWGYVSEGRNAQGRKTMTCTYCFKVFHGGGIHRMKQHLAGVTGSITSCAHVDPAVRLAILTSLQENDKKSKEKRGDFGVENPFGQPVHEFVGDEVQEVPPPRVRDISMNEAGTSLGKGKRKTTAPTGIRAFFKGGRDSSQPTIKACLQSKDKWQNTDMAIALWFYDACIPINAVNSPFFQKAIDQIASMGHGYKAPSYHSLRVTLLRDAKKDMQLVVDSFRNTWAETGCIIMGDGWKDSRQRPLINFLVYCPKGISFIKSIDASDIVTNAENLCNLFVEIVEMVGSKNVDIGEMGTVKSLVSLASTVTVFVYNHKYVLNWLRKTNGWKEIIRPGETRFATTFIALKSLHDHKDSLQALVTSGDYKNENNGSYIRLLRVCDTDERPSLGYVYEGMFRAITGIKKLFRNSERLYKPYIDIINDRWDRMLRKNLHATAYFLNPAFQYDTATFSTHPEITNGLLDYIESKVDWCSEENLTKEIGMYREREGSFGRKLAILTSKKDRPENWWKLFGCDAPNLQKLAIRVLSQTASSSGCERNWSVFERIHTKKRNRLEHQKLNDLVYVHYNLRLQYRHNQQKRSYDPVDYESIDKTKFWVVEEEQEGELDYEELEEELEEPPIHGQCSNSEQLEG; this is encoded by the exons ATGGATATAGCATGGGGATATGTTTCTGAGGGCAGAAatgcacaaggaagaaaaaccatGACATGCACTTATTGTTTTAAAGTATTTCATGGGGGTGGCATCCACCGAATGAAGCAACACTTAGCAGGAGTAACGGGCAGTATTACTTCATGTGCACATGTTGATCCAGCAGTGAGGCTTGCAATATTAACATCTTTGCAAGAGAATGATAAAAAAtctaaagaaaaaagaggagatTTTGGGGTCGAAAATCCTTTTGGTCAACCAGTGCACGAATTTGTTGGTGATGAAGTGCAAGAGGTTCCACCTCCTCGAGTAAGGGATATTTCAATGAATGAGGCTGGTACATCATTAGgtaaaggaaagagaaaaaccaCTGCTCCTACAGGTATTCGTGCTTTCTTTAAGGGTGGACGTGATAGTTCTCAACCTACTATCAAAGCTTGTTTGCAAAGTAAGGATAAATGGCAAAATACTGATATGGCCATTGCTCTTTGGTTCTATGATGCATGTATTCCCATTAATGCTGTTAAttctccattttttcaaaaagctATCGATCAAATAGCATCAATGGGTCATGGTTATAAAGCTCCATCTTATCATTCTTTGCGAGTCACTTTGTTGCGTGATGCTAAGAAAGATATGCAGTTAGTTGTTGATTCATTTCGAAATACTTGGGCTGAAACTGGATGCATTATAATGGGTGATGGATGGAAAGATAGTAGACAAAGACCATTGattaattttctggtttattgTCCTAAGGGTATATCTTTTATTAAGTCTATAGATGCATCGGACATTGTGACAAATGCAGAAAATTTGTGCAATCTGTTTGTTGAAATTGTTGAAATGGTTGGTTCCAAAAATGTG GATATTGGTGAAATGGGTACTGTTAAATCTCTAGTGTCTCTTGCTTCTACAGTAACTGTTTTTGTGTATAATCATAAATATGTTCTGAATTGGTTGAGAAAAACTAATGGGTGGAAGGAGATTATTCGTCCGGGGGAAACACGATTTGCCACCACTTTTATTGCACTAAAGAGCTTACATGATCACAAAGACAGCTTACAAGCTTTAGTCACTAGTGGAGATTACAAAAA TGAGAATAATGGATCCTATATTCGGTTGTTGAGAGTTTGTGACACTGATGAAAGGCCTTCTTTGGGGTATGTGTATGAAGGTATGTTTAGAGCAATTACTGGAATCAAGAAGTTGTTCAGGAATAGTGAAAGGCTATATAAGCCTTACATTGATATCATCAATGACCGATGGGATAGGATGTTGAGGAAAAATTTGCATGCTACGGCATATTTTTTAAATCCCGCTTTTCAATATGACACTGCCACATTCTCTACACATCCAGAAATTACAAATGGTTTGTTGGATTACATAGAATCAAAGGTGGATTGGTGCAGTGAGGAAAATTTAACAAAAGAAATTGGAATGTATCGAGAGCGGGAGGGAAGTTTTGGCAGAAAACTTGCCATTCTTACTAGCAAGAAAGATAGACCAg AGAATTGGTGGAAACTCTTTGGTTGTGATGCTCCCAACTTACAAAAACTTGCAATTCGGGTTTTGAGTCAAACAGCTTCTTCCTCAGGATGTGAGCGTAATTGGAGTGTTTTTGAACGTATTCATACTAAGAAAAGGAATAGGTTGGAGCATCAAAAGCTCAATGATCTTGTATATGTGCATTACAATTTGCGTTTGCAGTATAG GCATAATCAGCAAAAGAGATCGTATGACCCCGTTGATTATGAGTCAAttgataaaacaaaattttgggtGGTTGAAGAAGAACAAGAAGGGGAGCTTGATTATGAGGAGTTAGAGGAAGAGCTTGAAGAACCTCCAATTCATGGTCAATGTTCAAATTCTGAACAACTTGAAGGTTAG